One region of Fragaria vesca subsp. vesca linkage group LG4, FraVesHawaii_1.0, whole genome shotgun sequence genomic DNA includes:
- the LOC101309239 gene encoding uncharacterized protein LOC101309239, with protein MVMMRQMGKQQKRVYALQANRWVHSSVFARRYVSYLLPALKSNKENEECSNSDVHELQKIVEYQVNMAMVLSASTDGEFAWMRALKQKLQKSCLNGKSLFLLPHPRVSRPALSFLQNPSCSASYNKMKKYCSSSRPRRVRPHFRPRTLAIKENTEKDEEAEMISRKLVSLGRLLPGGNEMVDDELLEEVGSYVTCLQLQVTILRCIVGSMSS; from the coding sequence ATGGTGATGATGAGGCAAATGGGTAAACAACAGAAACGGGTTTACGCTCTGCAAGCCAACAGATGGGTGCATTCTTCTGTGTTTGCAAGAAGATATGTCAGTTACTTATTGCCAGCTCTGAAGAGCAACAAAGAAAACGAGGAGTGCTCTAACTCTGATGTTCATGAGTTGCAGAAAATTGTTGAGTACCAAGTGAACATGGCAATGGTGCTGTCTGCATCAACAGATGGCGAGTTTGCCTGGATGCGCGCTTTGAAACAGAAGCTCCAAAAAAGCTGTCTCAATGGTAAGAGCTTGTTTCTGCTACCTCATCCTCGTGTTTCGAGGCCTGCTTTGAGTTTTCTGCAAAACCCTAGCTGCAGTGCAAGTTATAATAAGATGAAGAAGTACTGCTCCTCTAGTAGGCCTAGGAGGGTGAGACCGCATTTCCGACCAAGAACTTTAGCTATCAAGGAAAATACAGAGAAAGACGAAGAGGCAGAGATGATTAGCCGGAAGCTAGTGTCGCTAGGAAGGCTTTTACCAGGAGGGAATGAGATGGTTGACGATGAATTGCTGGAAGAAGTAGGAAGTTATGTAACTTGTCTCCAGCTGCAGGTGACTATTCTTCGGTGCATAGTGGGATCAATGAGCTCGTAG
- the LOC101295709 gene encoding protein FAR-RED IMPAIRED RESPONSE 1-like → MEQSSNELENITLTNDQEGKWKINSTKLGHNHGLSPRKSRYFAVNRELSSSIKRKLELNDVARIGLNKSFNSIVVEAHGYENVLFLEKDARNHIEKVRRLRLKESDATAVQTYVLDMQAKNANFFYAIDINEKGRLRNLFWADARSRAAYQEFGDVVTFNTTYLTNKYEMPFAPFVGVNHHSQSILLGCGLISSEDTETFVWLFKSWLACMSGNAPGGIITDQDRAMRNATEIVFPNTRHRWCLWHILKKIPDKLKGYADYESISMTLLNTVYDSLSRDEFERHWDEMITKYKLHENDWLNVMYQQRHSWVPSYVKDCFWAGMSTTQRSESMNSFFDGHVNSKTTLKQFVEQYENALRSKVEKENYEDFKCFSYSLPGATHYNMEKQAQDIYTTSKFKEFRDELTDKYIMRRWRKDVKRCHTRVQISYGGWDARPESQRLDMMQKNFDDIKDSSYDSEDKCMIVMTWLNNLKEELSKHESKNSGACGGAEPVPSSSVNRNVSDADGISNPSQHILTPLVNKRKGRPPSKRKMSKVEEEVRKKQKREQKKKCGETGTNEELGAKGSRTRGRPPLKKNDSPEEQPQGVKNKKQNRRNKVSSNKNSDHEGEGLKVK, encoded by the exons ATGGAACAATCGTCCAACGAATTGGAGAACATTACCCTCACTAATGATCAAG AAGGAAAGTGGAAAATTAATTCTACAAAGCTTGGGCATAATCATGGTTTAAGTCCGAGAAAATCTCGTTATTTCGCAGTCAATCGTGAATTAAGTTCATCGATAAAGAGGAAGCTTGAGCTAAACGATGTTGCCAGAATAGGGTTAAACAAGAGTTTTAACTCAATTGTTGTTGAAGCTCATGGATATGAGAATGTGCTTTTTTTGGAAAAAGATGCTCGAAATCACATTGAAAAAGTTAGGCGATTGCGGCTTAAGGAAAGTGATGCTACTGCAGTTCAGACTTACGTTCTAGATATGCAAGCTAAGAATGCTAATTTTTTCTATGCGATTGATATAAATGAAAAGGGTCGGTTGAGAAATTTGTTTTGGGCAGATGCAAGGAGTAGGGCGGCATACCAGGAATTTGGCGATGTTGTTACATTTAACACCACGTATTTGACGAATAAGTATGAAATGCCCTTTGCTCCATTTGTGGGGGTCAATCATCACAGCCAATCAATATTACTTGGATGTGGATTGATTTCAAGTGAAGATACCGAGACATTTGTTTGGTTGTTCAAGTCTTGGCTAGCATGCATGTCTGGGAATGCTCCTGGTGGTATAATTACTGATCAAGATAGAGCCATGAGAAATGCCACTGAGATTGTCTTCCCAAATACTAGGCATCGTTGGTGCTTGTGGCATATATTGAAGAAGATTCCTGACAAGTTGAAAGGATATGCTGATTATGAATCTATCTCGATGACATTGCTAAATACAGTTTACGATTCATTATCTCGTGATGAGTTTGAGAGACATTGGGATGAGATGATTACGAAATATAAGCTACATGAAAATGATTGGTTAAATGTCATGTATCAGCAGAGACATAGTTGGGTTCCAAGCTATGTCAAAGATTGTTTTTGGGCAGGAATGTCTACCACACAGCGAAGTGAAAGTATGAATTCATTTTTTGATGGCCATGTCAATTCCAAGACTACCCTGAAGCAATTTGTTGAGCAATATGAAAATGCATTGAGAAGCAAGGTGGAAAAAGAAAACTATGAAGATTTCAAGTGTTTCTCGTACAGTCTTCCCGGTGCAACTCATTACAATATGGAAAAACAAGCACAAGACATTTACACAACTTCGAAGTTCAAAGAGTTTCGAGATGAATTGACAG ATAAATATATCATGAGAAGGTGGAGGAAGGATGTGAAAAGATGTCACACAAGGGTTCAAATTAGTTATGGTGGATGGGATGCTAGACCTGAGTCACAAAGGCTTGACATGATGCAGAAGAATTTTGACGACATTAAGGACTCATCATATGATTCTGAAGATAAGTGCATGATTGTTATGACTTGGTTGAATAACCTAAAGGAAGAACTGTCCAAACATGAGTCCAAGAACTCTGGTGCTTGTGGTGGTGCTGAACCAGTACCTAGTTCATCTGTCAACAGAAACGTGAGTGACGCTGATGGAATTTCAAATCCAAGTCAACATATACTTACTCCACTGGTAAATAAGAGAAAGGGCCGCCCACCATCTAAAAGGAAGATGTCTAAGGTCGAGGAAGAAGTAAGAAAGAAGCAAAAAAGAGAACAAAAGAAAAAATGTGGTGAGACTGGTACTAATGAAGAACTAGGAGCAAAG GGGTCAAGAACAAGAGGTCGCCCGCCATTGAAAAAAAATGATTCTCCGGAAGAACAACCGCAAGGGGTCAAAAACAAAAAACAAAATCGGAGAAATAAGGTATCATCCAATAAAAATTCTGATCATGAAGGAGAAGGATTGAAGGTAAAGTGA